The Methanothrix soehngenii GP6 genome has a window encoding:
- a CDS encoding nitrite/sulfite reductase domain-containing protein has protein sequence MSKDILEKGAIIQRDKETFAIAPHIAGGIIDPAGLRRIADVAEKYHAKALKITSAQRIAIVGIDPEDIDNAWADLGMKTGAAIGLCVRSIKICPGTTFCKRGQQDAVGVGLKLDEKYHGMQLPWKFKMGVSGCANSCAEPAVKDIGLIGTAKGWRLLVGGSSGVKPRLGTLLAENLSDDEVFSCIDKIVNFYRDHAKKQRLGDFIEEIGFETFKKEILK, from the coding sequence GGGACAAAGAGACCTTTGCCATAGCACCGCATATAGCAGGCGGCATAATCGATCCAGCCGGCCTTCGAAGGATCGCCGATGTGGCGGAGAAGTATCATGCCAAGGCCTTGAAGATAACATCTGCCCAGAGGATCGCCATAGTAGGAATCGATCCTGAGGATATCGATAATGCCTGGGCGGACCTGGGGATGAAGACCGGGGCTGCCATAGGTCTATGCGTTCGCAGCATCAAAATCTGTCCGGGAACTACGTTCTGCAAGCGCGGCCAGCAGGATGCTGTGGGCGTGGGCCTGAAGCTGGACGAGAAGTATCACGGAATGCAGCTTCCCTGGAAGTTCAAGATGGGGGTATCAGGATGCGCCAACTCCTGTGCTGAGCCCGCGGTAAAGGACATCGGCCTGATCGGCACCGCCAAGGGATGGAGGCTTCTGGTAGGCGGAAGCAGCGGGGTAAAGCCAAGGCTGGGCACGTTGCTGGCAGAGAACCTATCCGACGATGAGGTATTCTCTTGCATAGATAAGATCGTCAACTTTTACCGGGATCACGCCAAGAAGCAGCGCCTGGGCGATTTCATAGAAGAGATTGGCTTTGAGACCTTCAAAAAAGAGATCCTGAAATAG